The following coding sequences lie in one Pseudoxanthomonas sp. SE1 genomic window:
- a CDS encoding type B 50S ribosomal protein L31, whose amino-acid sequence MKADIHPNYREVVFHDVTSDFKFLTRSTLGSKETTKWEDGNDYPLIKVEISSASHPFYTGKHKVIDTSGRIDKFQKRYAR is encoded by the coding sequence ATGAAGGCCGACATCCATCCCAATTACCGCGAAGTCGTCTTCCACGACGTGACCTCCGATTTCAAGTTCCTGACTCGCTCCACGCTGGGCAGCAAGGAAACGACGAAGTGGGAAGACGGCAACGACTACCCGCTGATCAAGGTCGAAATCTCCTCGGCTTCGCACCCGTTCTACACGGGCAAGCACAAGGTCATCGACACCAGCGGCCGCATCGACAAGTTCCAGAAGCGCTACGCGCGCTGA
- a CDS encoding nucleoside hydrolase, translating into MTDRIPLLIDTDPGVDDALALLMAFNDARHDIVGLTIAAGNVGLQHTVRNALKLCEVAGRDDIPVFAGAPAPLLHPSPDAGYVHGQDGFGDVGYPPAARQAEAEHAALAILRLSHEHAGRLVLVALGPLTNIALALKLDPTLPQRIARFVVMGGAVTCHGNITPAAEFNFYFDPEAAHLVLEAFERYDLADWEATIAHGLHHERVTEWLRADSDRARFYDRISEKTRLWSADRRGDHWYAADALAMAFVLAPEGALELAERPLAIELAGAHARGASIVDWRREGGRPDSANILLRYDQQRFEALIQAALAAA; encoded by the coding sequence ATGACGGACAGGATTCCCTTGCTGATCGATACCGATCCCGGCGTCGACGATGCGCTGGCATTGCTGATGGCGTTCAACGATGCGCGCCACGACATCGTCGGCCTGACCATCGCGGCCGGCAACGTGGGCCTGCAGCACACCGTGCGCAATGCGCTGAAACTGTGCGAAGTCGCGGGCCGTGATGACATTCCCGTGTTCGCCGGCGCACCCGCGCCGCTGCTGCATCCGTCGCCGGATGCGGGCTATGTGCACGGGCAGGATGGCTTCGGCGATGTCGGCTACCCGCCGGCCGCACGCCAGGCGGAAGCCGAGCACGCGGCGCTGGCCATCCTGCGCCTGTCGCATGAGCACGCGGGCCGGCTGGTGCTGGTCGCACTGGGGCCACTGACCAACATCGCGCTGGCGCTCAAGCTGGACCCGACGCTGCCGCAGCGGATCGCGCGCTTCGTGGTGATGGGCGGTGCGGTGACCTGCCACGGCAACATCACGCCGGCGGCCGAGTTCAATTTCTACTTCGACCCGGAGGCCGCGCACCTGGTGCTGGAAGCGTTCGAGCGCTACGACCTGGCCGACTGGGAGGCCACCATCGCCCACGGTCTCCATCATGAGCGGGTGACGGAATGGCTGCGGGCGGATTCCGACCGCGCCCGCTTCTACGACCGCATCTCCGAGAAGACCCGCCTGTGGTCCGCCGATCGTCGCGGCGACCACTGGTACGCGGCCGACGCCCTGGCCATGGCCTTCGTGCTGGCGCCGGAAGGGGCGCTGGAACTGGCCGAACGGCCGCTGGCCATCGAGCTGGCGGGGGCCCACGCCCGTGGCGCGTCCATCGTGGACTGGCGCCGGGAAGGCGGCCGGCCGGACAGCGCCAACATCCTGCTGCGCTACGACCAGCAGCGGTTCGAGGCGTTGATCCAGGCCGCCCTGGCGGCGGCCTGA
- the recG gene encoding ATP-dependent DNA helicase RecG, producing the protein MPARRDTPPIELSAEPLSRLPGVGPRVAEKLAARGLLTMQDLWLHLPLRYEDRTALTPIRQLQPGVPAQVEGRVEAVERGFRYRPVLRVAVGDESHGTLVLRFFHFRAAQVAQFAVGARIRCYGTPKPGQHGLEIVHPSYRILGEDDDAALGEALDPVYPAIEGLGPASIRKLVGQALERLPDDDRLELLPASLLDGLGLPSLRQALLTMHRPPRDADVAALALGTHPAQRRLAIEELLAHHLSLRRQRLALQQHRAPALKGKGALVKALVKALPFTLTGAQQRVFAQIREDIAKPSPMLRLVQGDVGSGKTVVAALAGMLAVEAGKQVALAAPTELLAEQHLVNLRAWLEPLGVRVAWLAGKVTGKARATVLAQVASGEAQVVVGTHALMQEAVTFHDLGLAIVDEQHRFGVHQRLALRDKGAGSDRVPHQLVMTATPIPRTLAMAAYADLDVSAIDELPPGRTPVQTVALSAERRPELVERIRTACAEGRQAYWVCTLIDDSDEVVAQAAQTTFEALSASLSEARVALVHGRMKAADKQATMRRFKQGEVDLLVATTVIEVGVDVPNASLMIIENAERLGLAQLHQLRGRVGRGATASTCVLMYQPPLSMMAKHRLATMRETNDGFVIAEKDLELRGPGELLGTRQTGLAAFRVADLARDAGLLPQVHALAEQLLVDAPVVADRVIHRWVGGAARYASA; encoded by the coding sequence ATGCCTGCACGTCGCGACACGCCGCCCATCGAACTTTCCGCCGAACCGTTGAGCCGCCTGCCGGGCGTGGGTCCGCGCGTGGCGGAGAAGCTCGCCGCCCGCGGCCTGCTGACCATGCAGGATCTGTGGCTGCACCTGCCGCTGCGCTACGAAGACCGCACCGCGCTCACGCCGATCAGGCAATTGCAGCCCGGCGTGCCCGCGCAGGTCGAAGGTCGGGTCGAGGCCGTGGAGCGCGGCTTCCGCTACCGGCCCGTACTACGCGTGGCCGTGGGCGACGAATCGCATGGCACGCTGGTGTTGCGTTTCTTCCATTTCCGCGCGGCGCAGGTGGCGCAGTTCGCCGTGGGTGCGCGCATCCGCTGCTACGGCACGCCGAAGCCGGGGCAGCATGGCCTGGAGATCGTCCATCCCAGCTACCGCATATTGGGCGAAGACGACGACGCGGCCCTGGGCGAGGCGCTGGATCCGGTCTATCCCGCGATCGAGGGGCTGGGGCCTGCGAGCATCCGCAAGCTGGTCGGCCAGGCGCTTGAGCGGCTGCCGGACGATGACCGCCTGGAACTGCTGCCGGCCTCCCTGCTGGACGGGTTGGGCCTGCCTTCACTGCGGCAGGCCCTGCTGACCATGCATCGTCCGCCGCGCGATGCGGATGTCGCTGCACTCGCACTGGGCACGCACCCCGCGCAGCGCCGGCTGGCGATCGAAGAACTGCTGGCCCATCACCTGAGCCTGCGTCGGCAACGACTGGCCTTGCAGCAGCACCGCGCGCCCGCGCTGAAGGGAAAGGGCGCGCTGGTGAAGGCGCTGGTCAAGGCGTTGCCGTTCACGTTGACGGGCGCGCAGCAACGCGTGTTCGCGCAGATCCGCGAGGACATCGCCAAGCCGTCGCCGATGCTGCGGCTGGTACAGGGCGACGTCGGCAGCGGCAAGACAGTGGTGGCCGCGCTGGCGGGCATGCTGGCAGTCGAAGCCGGCAAGCAGGTGGCGCTGGCGGCCCCGACCGAGTTGCTGGCCGAGCAGCACCTCGTCAACCTGCGCGCGTGGCTCGAACCCCTGGGCGTGCGCGTCGCGTGGCTGGCCGGCAAGGTCACCGGCAAAGCCCGCGCGACCGTACTGGCACAGGTGGCGTCGGGCGAAGCGCAGGTGGTGGTCGGCACCCATGCGCTGATGCAGGAGGCGGTGACGTTCCATGATCTCGGCCTGGCCATCGTCGACGAGCAGCACCGCTTCGGCGTGCACCAGCGATTGGCGCTGCGCGACAAGGGAGCAGGGAGCGACCGTGTGCCGCACCAGTTGGTCATGACCGCCACGCCGATTCCGCGCACGCTGGCGATGGCGGCCTATGCGGACCTGGATGTATCGGCCATCGACGAGCTGCCGCCGGGCCGCACACCGGTGCAGACCGTCGCGCTGAGCGCGGAGCGACGGCCGGAGCTGGTCGAACGCATCCGCACGGCCTGTGCGGAAGGGCGGCAGGCGTACTGGGTCTGCACGCTGATCGACGACAGCGACGAGGTGGTCGCACAGGCGGCACAGACAACGTTCGAAGCCCTCTCCGCATCATTGTCGGAAGCCCGCGTCGCGCTGGTGCACGGACGCATGAAGGCGGCAGACAAGCAGGCCACGATGCGCCGCTTCAAGCAGGGTGAGGTCGATCTGCTGGTGGCGACCACGGTGATCGAAGTCGGCGTGGACGTGCCCAATGCCTCGCTGATGATCATCGAGAACGCGGAGCGGCTGGGCCTGGCGCAGTTGCATCAGCTGCGTGGGCGGGTCGGCCGTGGCGCCACCGCGTCGACCTGCGTGCTGATGTACCAGCCGCCGCTGTCGATGATGGCCAAGCATCGCCTGGCGACGATGCGCGAGACCAACGACGGTTTCGTCATCGCCGAGAAGGATCTGGAACTGCGTGGCCCGGGCGAACTGCTCGGCACGCGGCAGACGGGACTGGCGGCCTTCCGCGTCGCCGACCTGGCGCGCGATGCCGGCCTGCTGCCGCAGGTGCACGCACTGGCGGAGCAGTTGCTCGTCGACGCACCGGTGGTGGCGGACCGCGTGATCCATCGCTGGGTGGGCGGTGCAGCGCGGTACGCGTCCGCGTAG
- a CDS encoding TonB-dependent receptor, giving the protein MKVMQRNLVVGLRRALFGGCVVLGTGGTAWAQATPEGEQQATDLDTITVTAQSRSQELQDVPIALQVVDQQLLDDVAAENLGDIDAFVPGLVVDAVQPTQPSFRLRGVETSDFGIGTDPAVGIFVDGVYGGRGGGVLLPFLDVERIEVLKGPQGTLFGRNTAAGAISLVTRRPQDETEARLRLRLGNYGKQYADAMWNIPTSETSALRVNALFNHSDGWFQDGATGKDLGGENVWAARAAWQVRMGENTTALVSWDHESLDQNGRVTTGIVPLPAYPQRPPVPVDPDDYFDPREVPTYSDAENAEWRTFDGVTLIVDHAFTWGNLTSTSSWRQYDSLNQTEEDGTNRADLYIDSVNTESNETFYQEFKFAGSNARLDWVAGASFFKEDADQTSEVNTNTEAVDNIVRNLGIAPTPDGSLFGFTSFLAQSVGIPVSLVGDRWNERFTNTLSTTAYAAFGDVIWRASDKLNLTFGLRYTRDEKDFTWLNTPRNAPELEGKLDLLESLGFFAALEQMGIPITRELLTFDMAFIDPPAMVNKGVLVRDKRSWSDVSPRFVVDYHLNDRTMVFGSLAKGYKAGGFNALQIGPAFENEDVWNLEAGIKQSFGRFSYNASLFHYRYDNRQSIRLIDPDPNNPVDIPRFVFDTGDLEATGIDFDMRWKVTDAFSLDAQAEWIDSKYKDYVTPEGIDLDGEPTGEPRFTASIGAAYRVDLAGHGDLRFSARHAYRGRSRCNAGSDLQGDCGVNALLDIGEARDRTDMRIGWTAPNGHWSWAIYGNNVFDNQYVKGLNTYGRGPLGVVGATISEPRTYGMEVVVKF; this is encoded by the coding sequence ATGAAAGTGATGCAACGGAATCTGGTCGTGGGGCTGCGTCGCGCGCTGTTCGGCGGCTGCGTGGTGCTGGGTACGGGCGGCACGGCCTGGGCGCAGGCCACGCCCGAGGGTGAGCAGCAGGCGACCGATCTGGACACCATCACCGTGACCGCGCAGAGCCGTTCGCAGGAACTCCAGGACGTGCCGATCGCGCTGCAGGTGGTGGATCAGCAACTGCTCGACGACGTGGCGGCCGAGAACCTCGGCGACATCGACGCCTTCGTGCCCGGCCTGGTGGTGGATGCCGTGCAGCCCACGCAACCTTCGTTCCGGCTGCGTGGCGTGGAGACCAGCGACTTCGGCATCGGGACCGACCCGGCGGTGGGGATATTCGTGGATGGCGTGTACGGCGGCCGAGGCGGTGGCGTGCTGCTGCCGTTCCTCGACGTCGAGCGCATCGAGGTGCTGAAGGGCCCGCAAGGCACGCTGTTCGGCCGCAACACAGCAGCGGGTGCGATCTCGCTGGTGACGCGCCGGCCGCAGGACGAAACCGAAGCGCGCCTGCGGTTGCGACTGGGGAACTACGGCAAGCAGTACGCCGATGCGATGTGGAACATTCCCACCAGCGAGACGTCCGCGTTGCGCGTCAACGCGCTGTTCAACCACAGCGATGGCTGGTTCCAGGATGGCGCGACGGGCAAGGACCTGGGGGGAGAGAACGTATGGGCGGCGCGCGCAGCCTGGCAGGTCCGCATGGGCGAGAACACCACCGCGCTGGTCAGCTGGGACCACGAGAGCCTTGACCAGAACGGCCGGGTGACCACCGGCATCGTGCCGTTGCCGGCCTACCCGCAGCGCCCTCCGGTGCCCGTGGATCCGGACGACTACTTCGATCCGCGCGAGGTTCCGACCTACAGCGATGCGGAGAACGCCGAGTGGCGCACGTTCGACGGCGTCACCCTGATCGTCGACCACGCGTTCACCTGGGGCAACCTGACGTCGACCTCGTCGTGGCGGCAGTACGATTCGCTGAACCAGACCGAGGAGGACGGCACCAACCGGGCCGACCTGTACATCGATTCGGTGAATACCGAAAGCAACGAAACGTTCTACCAGGAGTTCAAGTTCGCCGGCAGCAACGCGCGCCTGGACTGGGTGGCCGGTGCCAGCTTCTTCAAGGAGGACGCCGACCAGACCAGCGAGGTCAACACGAATACCGAGGCGGTGGACAACATCGTGCGCAACCTCGGCATCGCGCCGACGCCGGATGGCAGCCTGTTCGGATTCACCTCGTTCCTGGCGCAGAGCGTGGGTATCCCGGTGTCGCTGGTGGGCGACCGCTGGAACGAGCGTTTCACCAATACCTTGTCGACCACCGCGTACGCGGCCTTCGGTGACGTGATCTGGCGCGCGTCCGACAAGCTCAACCTGACCTTCGGACTGCGTTACACGCGCGACGAGAAGGACTTCACCTGGCTCAACACGCCGCGCAATGCGCCTGAACTGGAAGGCAAGCTGGACCTGCTGGAGTCGCTCGGGTTCTTCGCGGCGCTGGAGCAGATGGGGATCCCGATCACGCGTGAACTGCTGACCTTCGACATGGCCTTCATCGATCCGCCGGCGATGGTGAACAAGGGCGTGCTGGTGCGCGACAAGCGCAGTTGGAGCGATGTCAGTCCGCGCTTCGTCGTGGACTACCACCTCAACGACAGGACGATGGTGTTCGGTTCGCTGGCCAAGGGCTACAAGGCCGGTGGCTTCAATGCGCTGCAGATCGGGCCTGCGTTCGAGAACGAGGACGTATGGAACCTGGAGGCAGGCATCAAGCAGTCCTTCGGTCGCTTCTCCTACAACGCGTCGCTGTTCCACTACCGCTACGACAACCGCCAGTCGATCCGATTGATCGATCCCGACCCGAACAACCCGGTCGACATCCCGCGCTTCGTGTTCGATACCGGCGACCTCGAGGCGACCGGCATCGACTTCGACATGCGCTGGAAGGTGACGGATGCATTCTCGCTGGATGCGCAGGCCGAATGGATCGATTCCAAGTACAAGGACTACGTGACGCCGGAAGGCATCGATCTGGATGGCGAGCCGACCGGTGAGCCGCGGTTCACTGCCTCGATCGGTGCGGCGTATCGCGTGGACCTGGCCGGTCACGGCGATCTGCGCTTCTCCGCACGCCATGCCTACCGCGGGCGCAGCCGCTGCAATGCCGGGTCGGACCTGCAGGGCGACTGCGGCGTCAACGCGCTGCTCGACATCGGCGAGGCGCGCGACCGCACCGACATGCGGATCGGCTGGACGGCGCCGAACGGCCATTGGAGCTGGGCGATCTATGGCAACAACGTGTTCGACAACCAGTACGTGAAAGGCCTGAACACCTACGGGCGCGGACCGCTGGGCGTGGTGGGCGCCACCATCAGCGAGCCGCGCACCTACGGCATGGAAGTGGTCGTGAAGTTCTGA
- a CDS encoding SO2930 family diheme c-type cytochrome, translating into MRHRCTAFLLLLAAGLVLVACQPASRVHFIAEGQPATLAEWGVLRVEDGWLRLNEGVVPYDLNTPLFSDYAHKLRTVWMPVGMAATYQPDRSFDFPVGTILSKTFYYPLPAGKAWDGASVARTPPSSSSLEGEALDLAKVRLIETRLLVHRAEGWVALPYVWNDAQTGATLRRTGELVTLDLVDAHGGREAANYQVPDQNQCGGCHITDNKSRKLLPIGLKARHLNRDFEYAAGRDNQLAHLARVGYLSGVPAQPPRLADAADPRASLDARARAYLDINCGHCHSATGPAITSGLWLDAGTQDRLKLGFCKQPIAAGKGTGNRLHDIVPGSAEASIFDFRMDSDDPAIMMPELGRSVVHREGVELIRAWINAQPGSCDAGNETDIQPPPAV; encoded by the coding sequence ATGCGGCATCGGTGCACGGCGTTCCTCCTGCTGCTGGCAGCGGGCCTGGTGCTGGTGGCCTGCCAGCCTGCATCCCGTGTGCATTTCATTGCCGAAGGGCAGCCGGCAACGCTGGCGGAGTGGGGCGTGTTGCGGGTCGAGGACGGCTGGTTGCGGCTCAATGAGGGCGTGGTGCCCTACGACCTCAACACGCCGTTGTTCAGCGACTACGCGCACAAGCTGCGCACCGTCTGGATGCCGGTGGGCATGGCAGCCACGTATCAGCCGGACCGGAGTTTCGACTTCCCGGTGGGCACGATCCTCAGCAAGACGTTCTACTACCCGTTGCCCGCAGGCAAGGCATGGGATGGGGCATCGGTCGCGCGCACGCCGCCGTCATCGTCTTCGCTCGAAGGCGAAGCGCTGGACCTGGCGAAGGTCCGCCTGATCGAAACGCGCCTGCTGGTGCACCGTGCGGAAGGCTGGGTCGCGCTTCCCTACGTATGGAACGACGCCCAGACCGGAGCCACACTGAGGCGCACCGGCGAACTGGTCACGCTCGACCTGGTCGATGCGCATGGCGGCCGTGAAGCCGCGAATTACCAGGTGCCCGACCAGAACCAGTGCGGCGGCTGCCACATCACCGACAACAAGTCGCGCAAACTGCTGCCGATTGGGCTGAAGGCGCGCCACCTCAATCGCGACTTCGAGTATGCGGCCGGTCGCGACAACCAGTTGGCCCACCTCGCGCGCGTCGGCTATCTGAGTGGCGTACCCGCGCAACCGCCGCGGCTGGCAGACGCGGCCGATCCCCGTGCATCCCTCGATGCGCGCGCGCGTGCCTACCTCGACATCAACTGCGGGCATTGCCACAGCGCCACCGGTCCGGCCATCACGTCCGGCTTGTGGCTGGATGCGGGTACGCAGGACCGCCTGAAGCTGGGTTTCTGCAAGCAGCCCATCGCCGCGGGCAAGGGCACGGGCAACCGGCTGCACGACATCGTGCCGGGCAGCGCGGAGGCGTCCATCTTCGATTTCCGCATGGACAGCGACGATCCCGCGATCATGATGCCCGAGCTGGGCCGGTCGGTCGTCCATCGCGAGGGTGTCGAACTGATCCGCGCGTGGATCAATGCGCAGCCGGGAAGCTGCGATGCAGGGAATGAAACAGACATTCAACCGCCGCCGGCCGTCTGA
- a CDS encoding parallel beta-helix domain-containing protein codes for MQRNISLAMAGALALLAAGCQPGTPATDTVAAADAGFAATLQERLLDAKPGDVIEIPAGRHSFDRSLSLRADGVTIRGAGMDKSVLSFKGQKAGAEGLLVNGNDFTIENLTIEDSKGDGLKISESSNITIRGVKVQWTGGPSTKNGAYGIYPVLTKNVLIEDTVSIGASDAGIYVGQSDGVIVRRSRAEQNVAGIEVENTINADVYENVATGNTGGILVFNMPGLSQQGGNIRVYNNKVIANNHENFGAKGTPVASVPAGSGIVINSNDDIEVFANEIRDNATANIIVSSVYSTGYKDSSASPNFDPYPERIFIHGNTLSGGGDSPDGFDLKALKVAVYGLRGSFPDVLWDGYFNKDRLVDGRKIGPQICLRDVSGVVNADGPGGYKSPGKDMKSHDCELPRLPAVDLKRG; via the coding sequence ATGCAACGCAACATTTCCTTGGCGATGGCCGGCGCATTGGCGTTGCTGGCGGCGGGCTGCCAGCCAGGGACACCCGCGACCGATACCGTCGCGGCCGCCGATGCAGGTTTCGCCGCCACCCTGCAGGAGCGCCTGCTGGACGCCAAGCCGGGCGATGTCATCGAGATCCCGGCCGGCCGCCACAGCTTCGACCGCAGCCTCAGCCTGCGTGCCGACGGTGTGACGATCCGGGGCGCCGGCATGGACAAGAGCGTGCTGAGCTTCAAGGGGCAGAAGGCGGGCGCGGAAGGCCTGCTGGTGAACGGCAACGACTTCACCATCGAGAACCTCACCATCGAGGATTCCAAGGGCGACGGCCTCAAGATCAGCGAGTCGTCGAACATCACCATCCGGGGCGTGAAAGTGCAATGGACCGGTGGCCCGAGCACGAAGAACGGTGCCTACGGCATCTATCCGGTGCTGACGAAGAACGTGCTGATCGAGGACACGGTGTCCATCGGCGCGTCCGATGCGGGGATCTACGTGGGCCAGTCCGACGGGGTGATCGTGCGCCGCAGCCGCGCCGAACAGAATGTCGCCGGCATCGAGGTCGAGAACACGATCAACGCGGACGTCTACGAGAACGTGGCCACCGGCAACACCGGCGGCATCCTGGTATTCAACATGCCCGGCCTGTCACAGCAGGGCGGCAACATCCGCGTTTACAACAACAAGGTGATCGCCAACAACCACGAGAACTTCGGCGCCAAGGGCACGCCTGTGGCCAGCGTGCCGGCGGGCTCGGGCATCGTCATCAACTCCAACGACGACATCGAGGTCTTCGCCAACGAGATCCGCGACAACGCGACGGCCAACATCATCGTGTCCAGCGTGTACTCCACGGGGTACAAGGACAGCAGCGCCTCGCCGAACTTCGATCCTTACCCCGAGCGCATCTTCATCCATGGCAACACCCTGTCCGGCGGCGGGGATTCGCCCGACGGCTTCGACCTGAAGGCGCTGAAGGTGGCGGTCTACGGCCTGCGCGGCAGCTTTCCCGACGTGCTCTGGGACGGCTACTTCAACAAGGATCGCCTGGTGGACGGCAGGAAGATCGGCCCGCAGATCTGCCTGCGCGATGTCAGCGGCGTGGTCAATGCCGACGGGCCCGGGGGCTACAAGAGCCCCGGCAAGGACATGAAGTCGCACGATTGCGAACTGCCGCGCCTGCCGGCGGTCGATCTGAAGCGCGGTTGA
- a CDS encoding AraC family transcriptional regulator, which produces MRWKTGLGNPLSIANLPTNMLCGLVLLAGEFGVNAESWFAGMRLNVQEIHDPQARVSYRQASEIIRRALPTLPIDGVGLAMGGKQNGGNFGLLGLAMKTAPTFGDAVQIGLEYQRNLGPLMDLELEDRDEGALAVIATAPEEANDLLPFLCEEMFASTLMLARELAGPEFRPLRLELGYPAPRYAARYDDLFGCEVRFNQPRHAMVVDRRWLELPFASYNPVTSRQALALCQAQLTAMSLRGETTAAVERQLRPRLRENPQMTDVATALHLSERTLRRQLAEEGTSFSAVHDRVRTERALELLHDEETTIATVGSQIGFNDVREFRRAFKRWTGHTPSDTRRRPT; this is translated from the coding sequence ATGCGCTGGAAAACCGGACTGGGCAATCCCCTGTCGATCGCCAATCTGCCTACCAACATGCTCTGCGGGCTGGTGCTGCTTGCCGGCGAATTCGGCGTGAATGCCGAGAGCTGGTTCGCGGGCATGCGCCTGAACGTGCAGGAGATCCACGACCCGCAGGCCCGCGTGTCCTACCGCCAGGCCAGCGAGATCATCCGCCGCGCCCTGCCCACCTTGCCCATCGATGGCGTCGGCCTGGCCATGGGCGGAAAGCAGAACGGCGGCAACTTCGGCCTGCTCGGGCTGGCGATGAAGACGGCGCCCACGTTCGGCGATGCGGTGCAGATCGGCCTCGAATACCAGCGCAACCTGGGGCCGCTGATGGACCTGGAACTGGAGGATCGCGATGAAGGCGCGTTGGCCGTGATCGCGACGGCGCCGGAGGAGGCCAACGACCTGCTGCCGTTCCTTTGCGAGGAAATGTTCGCCAGCACGCTGATGCTGGCGCGCGAACTGGCGGGCCCGGAATTCCGCCCGCTACGGCTGGAACTCGGCTATCCCGCACCCCGCTACGCTGCCCGCTACGACGACCTGTTCGGTTGCGAAGTCCGTTTCAACCAGCCGCGGCACGCCATGGTGGTGGACCGTCGCTGGCTGGAACTGCCGTTCGCCAGCTACAACCCGGTGACGTCACGGCAGGCGCTCGCGTTGTGCCAGGCACAGCTGACGGCGATGTCGTTGCGTGGCGAGACCACCGCGGCGGTGGAGCGGCAGTTGCGCCCGCGCCTGCGCGAGAACCCGCAGATGACCGACGTGGCCACCGCACTGCACCTCAGTGAGCGCACGCTGCGCCGCCAGCTCGCCGAGGAAGGCACCAGCTTCAGCGCAGTGCACGACCGCGTGCGCACGGAACGCGCGCTGGAGCTGTTGCACGACGAAGAAACGACCATTGCCACCGTCGGCAGCCAGATAGGCTTCAACGACGTGCGTGAATTCCGCCGCGCGTTCAAGCGCTGGACCGGGCACACGCCCAGCGACACGCGACGACGCCCCACGTAG
- a CDS encoding RidA family protein has protein sequence MTKQIIQTDQAPAAIGPYSQAVRAGNTVYFSGQIPLDPATGNLVEGDIGAQARRAFDNLKAVAEAAGGSLDRIVRLGLYLTDLSQFAAVNAVMQEYFAAPYPARSTIEVSGLPKGAAFEVDAVMVLE, from the coding sequence ATGACCAAACAGATCATCCAAACCGACCAGGCGCCGGCCGCCATCGGTCCGTATTCGCAGGCCGTGCGCGCGGGCAATACCGTGTACTTCTCGGGGCAGATCCCGCTGGATCCGGCCACCGGCAATCTGGTGGAAGGCGACATCGGCGCGCAGGCCCGCCGTGCTTTCGACAACCTCAAGGCCGTCGCCGAAGCGGCGGGCGGCTCGCTGGACCGCATCGTGCGCCTGGGTCTGTACCTGACCGACCTGTCGCAGTTCGCGGCGGTCAATGCGGTAATGCAGGAATATTTCGCCGCGCCTTACCCCGCACGTTCGACGATCGAAGTCTCCGGCCTGCCGAAGGGCGCCGCTTTCGAAGTCGATGCGGTGATGGTGCTGGAGTGA